One window from the genome of Candidatus Synechococcus calcipolaris G9 encodes:
- the glmU gene encoding bifunctional UDP-N-acetylglucosamine diphosphorylase/glucosamine-1-phosphate N-acetyltransferase GlmU, giving the protein MIVVAVLAAGRGTRMKSSLPKVLHPLGGRSLVGWVLRSVAALEPSRQMVIVGYEGELVCQSLKHLANVEFVEQREQLGTGHAVQQVLPLLENYDGHLLVLNGDVPLLRSQTLQTLLQTHQEHKNAATILTAHIPNPKGYGRVICDGNHILKQIIEDRDCTTAQKQNRRINAGVYCFHWPRLAEVLPHLKTENDQKEYYLTDAVNDLAPVMAVDVEDYEEILGVNDRQQLATAYQILQTRIKREWMMAGVTLIDPGSTTIDDTVQLSPDVVIEPQTHLRGETHIGRGSQIGPGSLIENSTIGEDTTVRYSVVSQSQIADHSQIGPYAHIRQRSQVGEHCRIGNFVELKKASMGDGSKASHLAYLGDTTLGEQVNIGAGTITANYDGVNKHQTILGDRCKTGANSVLVAPLTLGEDVTVAAGSTVTKSVAADSLVIARSRQIVKPGWRLPKTQESQETGKNTSQE; this is encoded by the coding sequence ATGATTGTCGTTGCTGTGCTTGCCGCCGGCCGTGGAACACGAATGAAGTCAAGTTTGCCCAAGGTCCTGCATCCCCTCGGTGGGAGATCGCTGGTGGGGTGGGTTCTTCGCAGTGTGGCAGCCCTAGAACCCAGTCGGCAAATGGTGATTGTGGGGTATGAGGGAGAGCTAGTCTGCCAATCCCTGAAGCACTTAGCCAATGTTGAATTTGTTGAACAGCGGGAGCAACTGGGAACGGGCCATGCGGTGCAGCAGGTATTACCGCTGCTGGAAAACTACGACGGGCATCTATTGGTTTTGAATGGGGATGTACCCCTACTGCGGTCCCAAACCCTGCAAACCCTCTTACAAACCCATCAAGAACACAAAAATGCGGCCACAATTCTCACGGCCCATATTCCTAACCCCAAAGGATACGGCCGGGTGATCTGTGATGGGAACCATATCCTCAAGCAAATTATTGAAGACCGGGACTGCACCACGGCCCAAAAGCAAAACCGCCGGATTAATGCCGGGGTCTATTGCTTCCATTGGCCACGCCTAGCAGAAGTTCTGCCCCATCTGAAAACAGAAAATGATCAAAAAGAATACTACCTCACCGATGCCGTCAATGATCTAGCCCCAGTGATGGCTGTAGATGTGGAGGACTACGAAGAAATTTTAGGGGTGAACGATCGCCAACAACTGGCCACCGCCTACCAGATTTTACAGACCCGGATTAAACGGGAATGGATGATGGCCGGAGTCACCCTCATTGATCCCGGTAGCACCACCATTGATGACACCGTACAACTGAGTCCCGATGTGGTGATTGAACCCCAGACCCACCTCCGAGGAGAGACCCACATTGGTCGGGGTAGCCAGATTGGCCCCGGTAGCTTAATCGAAAATAGCACCATTGGTGAAGACACAACAGTGCGCTACTCCGTTGTTAGTCAAAGTCAGATTGCCGACCACAGTCAAATTGGCCCCTATGCCCACATTCGCCAACGCAGCCAAGTGGGAGAGCATTGTCGCATTGGCAATTTTGTGGAACTGAAAAAAGCCAGCATGGGGGATGGCAGTAAGGCTTCCCATTTAGCCTACTTGGGGGATACCACCCTAGGGGAACAGGTGAATATTGGTGCCGGAACCATTACCGCCAATTATGACGGTGTGAATAAACATCAAACCATCCTGGGCGATCGCTGTAAAACCGGGGCTAATAGCGTCTTAGTTGCCCCTCTGACGCTGGGAGAAGATGTCACAGTGGCCGCTGGCTCTACCGTCACCAAATCCGTCGCTGCTGATAGTCTTGTTATTGCCCGTTCCCGCCAGATTGTGAAGCCTGGTTGGCGACTGCCCAAAACCCAAGAATCCCAGGAAACCGGTAAAAATACCAGTCAAGAATAA